The following coding sequences lie in one Arachis ipaensis cultivar K30076 chromosome B05, Araip1.1, whole genome shotgun sequence genomic window:
- the LOC110271824 gene encoding uncharacterized protein LOC110271824 has protein sequence MNRRVRTTIPQHHHSFHKYLKPGALARIRDLRIISARSHRIGSICQIPLRRTSPPSSPLHAPQDTAAAQPQANAADSLDGFPLFVARIYGPRWPQRKKLMAAKSVMFVPVSPVADSPDLVIDSFGSDFIMAN, from the coding sequence ATGAACCGAAGGGTTAGAACAACCATCCCTCAACACCACCACAGCTTCCACAAGTACCTAAAACCGGGTGCCCTAGCTCGAATCCGCGATTTGCGCATCATCAGCGCCAGATCTCACCGGATCGGCTCCATCTGCCAGATCCCTCTCCGTCGCACTTCTCCTCCTTCCTCCCCGTTGCATGCGCCGCAGGACACCGCCGCCGCTCAGCCTCAGGCCAACGCTGCCGATTCCTTGGACGGTTTCCCGCTCTTCGTTGCCAGGATCTACGGACCTCGCTGGCCGCAGCGGAAGAAGCTCATGGCCGCCAAGTCCGTTATGTTCGTTCCAGTCAGTCCCGTCGCGGACTCTCCCGATCTGGTCATTGACTCCTTCGGCAGTGACTTCATCATGGCCAATTGA